In the Ornithinimicrobium pratense genome, GGTTCATCGGCCCGGGGTGGGCGATGACGGCGTGGTCCTGGAGCAGGGCCAGGCGGCGGGCGGTGAGCCCGTAGGTGACGGCATACTCCTTGGCCGTCGGGAAGTAGCCACCGCTCATCCGCTCGCGCTGGACACGCAGCATCATCACGGCGTCCACGGTGGGCAGGACGGCGTCGAGGTCGTAGGACACGGTGAAGCCGTCGGTGCTGGCCCAGCCCGCGATCCCGGCGGGCATGAGCGTGGGCGGCGCGACGAGGGTGACTTCGGCCCCGAGCTTGCGCAGACACAGCAGGTTGGAGCGCAGCACCCGGGAGTGGGTGAGGTCCCCGACGATCGCGACGTGCCGGCCGTCCAGATCACCCAGGCTGCGGCGCAGGGTGTAGGCGTCGAGCAACGCCTGGCTGGGGTGCTCGTGGGTGCCGTCACCGGCGTTGACGATCGAGCAGTCGACCCAGTCGGCGATCTGCCGCGGCGCGCCGCTGGCGGGATGGCGGATCACCATCATGTCCACGCCCATGGCGTCGATGGTGAGCACCGTGTCACGCAGCGACTCGCCCTTGGAGACCGAGGTGCCCTTGCCGGTGAGGTTGATGGTGTCGGCGCTCATCCACTTGCCGGCGATCTCGAAGGAGGCGCGGGTGCGGGTGGAGTCTTCGAAGAAGAAGTTGATGATCGTGCGCCCCCGCAGCGTGGGCAGCTTCTTGACGTCCCGGCCCTGCACCTCGTGCATGGAGATCGCTGTGTCGAGGATCGCCAGGATCTCCTCGCGGTCAAGGTCGGCGATGGAGAGCAGGTGCTTCACTGGATCCACACCCCTTCGACGCCGTCGAGGTCGCCCAGCCGGACCAGCACTCGCTCGGTGCGGGAGGTCGGCAGGTTCTTGCCCACGTGGTCGGCGCGGATCGGCAGGTCACGGTGCCCTCGGTCGACCAGCACGGCCAGTCGGACCGCACGCGGACGCCCCAGGTCGGTCAGCGCGTCCAGGGCGGCGCGGATGGTGCGGCCGGAGTAGAGGACGTCATCGACGAGGACCACGACCTTGTCGTCGATCCCCTCCACGGGCAGCTCCATGCGCTCCACCGGCCGCGTGGGCTGGCTGCGCAGGTCGTCGCGGTACATGGTGATGTCCAGCGAGCCGGTCGGCACGTCCGCGCCCTCGACCTCCTGGATGACCTCGGCGAGCCTCCGGGCCAGGGGCACACCGCGGGTCGGGATCCCCAGCAGCACCAGACCTTCAGGCCCCTTGTTCGCCTCGAGGATCTCGTGGGCGATCCGCTTGAGCCCCCGTCGGATGTCATCGCTGGCGAGGACCTCACGTCCTCCGGGTGGGCTGTTCTGGGCATCACTCATGCCCGGCTCCTTCCCCGCCTCACAGGACGGTGGTTAAAGGACGTACGGTCGGGGACCACCCTATACCGCTCCCCTCCCCACCTCCGACCGGGGACACGGTCTGCCCTCCACCGGCGACACATCATCCCAGAAGCTGCCGCGCTGACGTCGTCCGTCCCCAGCTGTGGACAACCATGTCGCGCTTGTCCGACCTCGGCGCACTCTGTGAGCGTGATCGTCATCCCGCCCAGCCCGTTCAGCTACGCGCAGGCCCTTGCCCGGGGAATGAGCCGCCGGGAGATCGAGTGGCTCCTGGAGGCTGGGGAGATCGTCCGCCTACGTCAGGGCTGGTATGCCCACCCAACCCTCGACGACAGCCGCACCGGCTGGGAGGCGCGCACCGACCAGCATCTTGACCGGCTGCGCAACGCTCTCGCATCGCGACCCGGACATGCAGCTAGTCACACCACGGCGGCCCTGCTGCACGGCCTGGCTGTCACCGTCGCCACCGGGACCCCTGTGCACCTGACCACGATCGACCGGGTGCCCAGCTCACGTCGCTACCCGGGCCTGCGCATACACCGAAGTGAAACCGTGGCGAATGACACCGAGCTGGTGGAAGGCATGCGGAGCACAGGGCTCGTGCGCACCATCGCAGACGTGCTGCGGACACGGACGCTCCCGCACGGCGTGGCCATGCTGGACGATGTGCTACGTCGGGGCTTGGCCAGTGTGAGCGAGGTGAGACAGGTCATCGACGCGCAGGCTCGCTGGGGCGGGCGTCCCAAGGCGGTGGCAGCCACCCACCTCGCCGACCCTGGGCGTGAAACCTGGGGTGAGTCGTTCTCGTTCGTTCACCTGCACCTTCAAGGGCAACCCCTGCCCTTGCCGCAGGTCGCCGTCTACGACGCAGGGAAGAAGTTCCTAGCGCGCGTCGACGGCCTGTGGCCGGAGCGAGGGGTGGTGGGTGAGTGCGACGGCGAGATGAAGTACTTCCTTGACGACCTCGATGTGGACGCGACGCCGGAGGAGACGGTGCTACGCCACCTGGCCGCTGAAGAAGTGCGCCAGGCAAGGATCGAGGCCACCGGGCTTGGCGTGGTCCGGTGGTCCCCCGCGCAGGTCCGGGACGATCCGGACGGGGTGGCACGACGCGTCAACCGGGCGGCGGGGCAAGTCCGCCCAGACGAGTTCACGGGGTGGGTCCGCTGGGACGGTGAATTGCGCAAGTTGCCGTTCACCGTGGATAGACCGGCCATCGACCCGGAAACGCTGCGATACCGGCGACGGCGACGTCCCGCGCACTACTGATTCGAGCAGAACGTGTCGCCGGTCGCGAGCAGAGCGTGTCGCCGGTCGCGAGCAGAGCGTGTTGCCGGTCGCGAGCAGAGCGTGTTGCCGGTCGCGAGCAGAGCGTGTCGCCGGTCGCGGGATGGGACGAGGGCGGGGTCAGAGCAAGGTGGTCTTGACCTCGGAGACGCGGGCGAGCAGACCGTTGACGAAGCCCGGGGAGTCGTCGGTCGACATCGTCCCCACCAGGTCCACGGCCTCGGAGACGGCAACCATGTCTGGCACCTCGTCGTTCCAGACGATCTCCCAGACCCCGATGCGCAGGGCCGCCCGGTCGACGGCGGCCATCCGCTCCAGCGTCCACCCCTGCGACCAGGTGGTGAGGATCTCCTCGATCTCCCGCCAGTGCTCCAGCACGCCTCGCACGACCTGCACTGCATACTCGGGCAGCGGGTGCTGAGTGGTCGGGGCGGCGATCCGCTGCTCAAGCAGGTCCCCCGCGTTCATCCCGCGCTGCTCGGCCTCGAAGAGCAGCTCCAAGGCACGTTTGCGCGCGCGCCGGCGTGCCGCCACGTCAGTTCACGCGGCCGAGGTAGGACCCATCACGGGTGTCCACCTTGACCCGGGTGCCGGACTCCAGGAACAGCGGCACCTGGATCTCCGCACCGGTCTCCACGGTCGCGGGCTTGGTCCCGCCGGTGGAGCGGTCGCCCTGCAGGCCTGGGTCGGTGTGAGTGATCTCCAGCTCGACCGACGGCGGCAGCTCGACGTACAGCACCTGCCCCTCGTGCTGGGCGATCATCGCCCGGCCGTTCTCCAGCATCCACTTCGCGGCGTCGCCCATCGCCTCAGGGCTGACCGGCACCTGCTCGTAGGTCTTCTCGTCCATGAAGATGTAGTCGGTGCCGTCGTGGTAGAGGTACTGATAGTCAGAGCGGTCGACAGTCGCGGTCTCCACCTTGGTGCCGGCGTTGAAGGTCTTGTCGATGATCTTGTTGCTGATGACGTTCTTCAGCTTCGTGCGCACGAACGCCGGGCCCTTGCCGGGCTTGACGTGCTGGAACTCCAGCACCTGCCACAGGCCGTTGTCCATGGCCAGGACCATGCCGTTCTTCAGGTCGTTCGTGGTCGCCACAGGCTGCTTCCTTCGGTATGCGGTGTCAGACGGTCGGGCGGGCGGGCCGCGGCGGTCGCAGCGGTTCCAAACCCGGTCAAGTCTACCGGGCCGTTCCACTAGTCCCTGGCGCACCGTCTACGGCACAGTTGGCCCCATGAGGTGGACGAAGGCCCTGGCGCTGCCGGCAGCGGGTCTGGCCGCGCTCGCGGTGCGCGACCTGACGCAGAAGAAGCACGCCATCCGACACAACTTCCCCATCGTCGGGCACGCCCGCTACCTGTTGGAGGAGGTGGGCCCCGAGCTGCGGCAGTACATCGTCACCGACAACAACTCGGAGCGACCCTTCAGCCGCGACCAGCGGCGCTGGATCTACGCCTCGGCGAAGCGGGAGAATCCCTACTTCGGCTTCGGCACCGACAACGACCTGGAGCGGGACGAGGGGTATGCCGTCATCCGGCACCGCACCTTCGCGCCGGTGCAACCGGCCGTGCACCCGCACGCCGGCGAGGAGACGCCGATGCCCTGCGCCAAAGTGCTCGGGCAGGCGCGTGGTCGAGCGGGTGCGTTCCGACCCGGGTCGGTCATCAACGTCTCGGCGATGAGCTACGGCGCGCTCTCGGGTCGGG is a window encoding:
- a CDS encoding aspartate carbamoyltransferase catalytic subunit, with the translated sequence MKHLLSIADLDREEILAILDTAISMHEVQGRDVKKLPTLRGRTIINFFFEDSTRTRASFEIAGKWMSADTINLTGKGTSVSKGESLRDTVLTIDAMGVDMMVIRHPASGAPRQIADWVDCSIVNAGDGTHEHPSQALLDAYTLRRSLGDLDGRHVAIVGDLTHSRVLRSNLLCLRKLGAEVTLVAPPTLMPAGIAGWASTDGFTVSYDLDAVLPTVDAVMMLRVQRERMSGGYFPTAKEYAVTYGLTARRLALLQDHAVIAHPGPMNRGLEISAEAADAARSLVLDQVSAGVAVRMSILYHLLAGEGSAQ
- the pyrR gene encoding bifunctional pyr operon transcriptional regulator/uracil phosphoribosyltransferase PyrR produces the protein MSDAQNSPPGGREVLASDDIRRGLKRIAHEILEANKGPEGLVLLGIPTRGVPLARRLAEVIQEVEGADVPTGSLDITMYRDDLRSQPTRPVERMELPVEGIDDKVVVLVDDVLYSGRTIRAALDALTDLGRPRAVRLAVLVDRGHRDLPIRADHVGKNLPTSRTERVLVRLGDLDGVEGVWIQ
- a CDS encoding type IV toxin-antitoxin system AbiEi family antitoxin domain-containing protein, encoding MIVIPPSPFSYAQALARGMSRREIEWLLEAGEIVRLRQGWYAHPTLDDSRTGWEARTDQHLDRLRNALASRPGHAASHTTAALLHGLAVTVATGTPVHLTTIDRVPSSRRYPGLRIHRSETVANDTELVEGMRSTGLVRTIADVLRTRTLPHGVAMLDDVLRRGLASVSEVRQVIDAQARWGGRPKAVAATHLADPGRETWGESFSFVHLHLQGQPLPLPQVAVYDAGKKFLARVDGLWPERGVVGECDGEMKYFLDDLDVDATPEETVLRHLAAEEVRQARIEATGLGVVRWSPAQVRDDPDGVARRVNRAAGQVRPDEFTGWVRWDGELRKLPFTVDRPAIDPETLRYRRRRRPAHY
- the nusB gene encoding transcription antitermination factor NusB; amino-acid sequence: MAARRRARKRALELLFEAEQRGMNAGDLLEQRIAAPTTQHPLPEYAVQVVRGVLEHWREIEEILTTWSQGWTLERMAAVDRAALRIGVWEIVWNDEVPDMVAVSEAVDLVGTMSTDDSPGFVNGLLARVSEVKTTLL
- the efp gene encoding elongation factor P, with protein sequence MATTNDLKNGMVLAMDNGLWQVLEFQHVKPGKGPAFVRTKLKNVISNKIIDKTFNAGTKVETATVDRSDYQYLYHDGTDYIFMDEKTYEQVPVSPEAMGDAAKWMLENGRAMIAQHEGQVLYVELPPSVELEITHTDPGLQGDRSTGGTKPATVETGAEIQVPLFLESGTRVKVDTRDGSYLGRVN